One segment of Labrus mixtus chromosome 10, fLabMix1.1, whole genome shotgun sequence DNA contains the following:
- the LOC132981943 gene encoding protocadherin beta-15, which translates to MSTGDLLSEACLNMDHRKNLKWWLHFLFLALLFGVSSGEVRYVLPEEMQRGSVIGNVARDLGLKVSELNARRARVVAEGTSQLCELDAASGNLLISQRIDREELCAQASVCILQYQLLLEDPLKAFSLVLDIADINDNSPVFPAGEITLDLVESTVLGRRFPLESAHDPDLGTNSIREYKLSPNDHFTLEMSTQINGNAYLELVLKKPLDREAQAEHVLKINGIDGGNPVRSGTASIHVRVLDANDNVPVFSQRVYKAYVPENSPIGTLISTLNATDLDEGVYGEITYSFSHLSDKIGGVIEINPMSGEVRVAGPIDFEEASTHELDVQAKDGGGQASHCKLIIDIIDVNDNKPVIEIKSASAKVAEDSRPGTMVALMNVYDMDTGSSGHVTCTIADDVPFKIVSEVKNYYMLVTDGLLDREFQPEYNITVTATDAGSPSLSTVKVLTIVVTDVNDNPPTFTHSEYNANLLENQPVGTFVMKVKAEDIDDGPNAKTLYQISRDTSSDVSSFLTINSATGELFTSRLFDYEQTVYFQIKLTAQDGGSPPLSTTCTVNVFIKDQNDNTPVVLYPVQTSGFIAEDMVPVEAPRGYLVTKVVAVDSDSGHNAWLSYRIIKATQPNLFMVGLHSGEIRTVRAFMEDDESKQSIVVLVTDNGPESLSATATVSIVIGDGLPVLNELFEFSDESQDSDNLTLYLIIALIAVSSLLILLITGVFYFKLCRQSYVYRSTTASLPVFPTAYCPPSFADFSHCGTLLKDDRYDPFLTTGSWRGDFRFSSNTDTDTLKQRSAAYQKNTLRRTSTDRASLKVRSGGPHPCYVVT; encoded by the coding sequence ATGTCGACAGGAGATCTGCTTTCGGAAGCATGTTTAAACATGGACCATCGAAAAAACTTAAAATGGTGgctgcattttttatttcttgcccTACTTTTTGGCGTTTCATCTGGAGAAGTGCGTTACGTCCTTCCCGAGGAGATGCAGCGGGGCTCGGTGATCGGCAATGTTGCGAGGGATCTAGGGCTTAAAGTGTCGGAGCTTAACGCTCGTCGGGCCCGTGTTGTTGCAGAGGGAACGAGCCAGCTGTGCGAACTGGACGCTGCGTCAGGCAATCTTTTGATCAGCCAACGGATAGACCGAGAGGAGCTCTGCGCGCAAGCCAGTGTCTGCATCCTACAGTATCAGCTTTTACTCGAAGATCCCCTTAAAGCATTCAGCTTAGTGTTGGACATTGCAGATATAAATGACAACAGCCCAGTGTTCCCTGCAGGGGAGATAACACTAGATTTAGTCGAATCAACTGTGCTGGGGAGGCGTTTTCCACTGGAGAGCGCACATGACCCCGATCTGGGAACCAACTCTATCCGTGAATATAAACTGAGCCCGAATGATCACTTTACACTGGAAATGAGTACTCAAATAAACGGCAATGCTTATCTGGAACTTGTTCTCAAAAAGCCATTAGACCGAGAGGCACAAGCTGAACATGTATTGAAAATCAATGGGATTGACGGGGGGAATCCAGTCAGATCAGGAACTGCTTCTATTCATGTCCGTGTTTTGGACGCAAATGACAATGTCCCAGTTTTTAGTCAACGAGTTTACAAAGCCTATGTGCCTGAGAACTCGCCCATAGGGACTCTTATATCAACACTGAATGCCACGGACTTGGATGAAGGTGTCTATGGAGAGATAActtattctttcagtcacctaTCAGACAAGATAGGGGGTGTTATTGAAATCAACCCAATGAGTGGAGAGGTCCGTGTGGCAGGTCCCATTGACTTTGAAGAGGCCAGTACGCACGAGCTGGATGTTCAGGCCAAAGATGGAGGGGGGCAAGCCTCTCACTGTAAACTTATAATTGACATAATTGATGTAAACGACAACAAACCTGTGATAGAGATTAAATCAGCCTCTGCTAAAGTGGCTGAAGACTCTAGACCAGGAACTATGGTCGCTCTGATGAATGTTTATGACATGGACACTGGGAGCAGTGGGCACGTCACGTGTACAATTGCAGATGATGTCCCATTTAAGATTGTATCAGAGGTCAAAAACTATTACATGTTAGTGACTGACGGGTTGTTAGATAGGGAGTTTCAACCAGAGTATAACATCACAGTGACAGCCACAGATGCGggctctccctcactctccacTGTAAAAGTTTTAACAATTGTGGTTACTGATGTCAATGACAATCCCCCGACTTTTACGCATAGCGAGTACAATGCCAACCTCTTGGAAAACCAACCTGTTGGCACGTTTGTGATGAAAGTGAAAGCAGAAGATATTGATGATGGACCCAATGCTAAAACTCTGTACCAAATATCAAGGGACACAAGCTCAGATGTGTCCTCCTTCCTTACCATCAACTCAGCAACAGGGGAGCTCTTCACTTCACGCCTCTTTGACTATGAACAAACAGTTTACTTCCAAATTAAGTTGACAGCTCAAGATGGAGGAAGCCCCCCTCTCTCCACTACCTGCACTGTAAACGTTTTTATCAAGGACCAAAATGACAATACACCGGTTGTCCTGTACCCTGTCCAAACTTCCGGATTCATTGCTGAAGATATGGTGCCAGTTGAAGCACCAAGAGGTTACCTGGTTACTAAGGTTGTAGCTGTGGACTCAGACTCCGGCCACAACGCATGGCTTTCCTACAGAATAATCAAAGCAACGCAGCCTAACCTGTTTATGGTCGGCCTGCATTCAGGAGAAATCCGAACTGTGCGAGCATTCATGGAGGATGATGAATCAAAACAATCTATTGTGGTTTTAGTGACAGATAACGGGCCTGAATCTCTCTCTGCCACAGCTACAGTGAGCATAGTCATTGGTGATGGGCTGCCTGTTTTAAACGAACTCTTTGAGTTTTCAGATGAATCACAGGACAGTGATAACTTGACTCTCTATTTGATCATCGCCCTGATTGCTGTTTCCTCTCTTCTCATACTTTTAATTActggtgtgttttattttaagctcTGTCGGCAGAGTTACGTTTACCGTTCAACCACTGCCAGTCTCCCCGTTTTCCCTACGGCCTACTGCCCCCCTAGTTTTGCAGATTTTAGCCATTGTGGGACCCTACTGAAAGATGATCGTTATGACCCCTTTCTGACCACTGGGTCTTGGAGGGGCGATTTTCGTTTCagctcaaacacagacacagacacactaaaaCAAAGAAGTGCAGCCTATCAGAAAAACACCCTAAGGCGCACTAGTACAGATAGAGCTAGTCTGAAGGTGAGGTCAGGTGGGCCGCATCCATGTTACGTTGTCACATGA